The sequence below is a genomic window from Bos javanicus breed banteng chromosome 5, ARS-OSU_banteng_1.0, whole genome shotgun sequence.
AGGAGCTGCTGCAGATGGCTCGGCCGGAGGGGAGGCAGAGATACCACAAAGACAGGACTTACCAGCTGTGGAGTGCAAGAGACAGGGGAGAGTTGAAGCTGACTTGTGTCTCATCAAGGTGCCCAAGAGAAGAGGAATGAGAGACAAGTGATCTGTGATTAAATCCAACTTTGGTAATCCTCCGAGCAGAGGCCATTCAGGGGAGATGGAAGTAGTAACTGCCACCATCTCTATTCCAGGACCCAGTAAACAACGCCGCTTCCGTTAGTCTGAGCCATTCCTGTGGAGGCTGGGCCACAGGTGGTCAGAAAAGAAATGGGCCCTGAGGCTCACCTTCTCTGTACTCAGGGAGGAGGCTCCCCAGAAAAGCAGAGGATCTTGGAGGCTCGGCGGACAGCCAGGCTAGGCCTGCCACTGCCCTGTGGCCCCCGGGCACCCTTCTTTCTCCAGAGGCCCCTGCCCggtcccacctccccaccccgccacctGAGCTTGCATTTCTTCAGGCTACCTGTGCTGGGGTCTCCCAAGGTACCTCTGACCCAAGTGGTGAAAGCCTTACCTTGGGCCAGGAGACGTCACTGAAGGAGCAGGGAAGGATGTTCCGCTGCCCCTGGATGGGAAGCCGTAGCTCCCTGAGGGCACAGGGCCCTGGGCTGACAGCACCTGTGCTAACCTCGCCTCTCCCCTGTAGATCCCACTTGCCCCACTCCAGCCGCCTTCAGAGCCACCGGCCTCGCCCTCCCTGAGCTCCGCCGAGGGACCGGCCACCCCGCTGCCTCTGGGGCGCTGTGCTGGGCAGAGAGAGGTAGGAGGGCTGGGCTTCGTGGTCTGTGGCTCCGCTGGCACTGGGCTCGTCAGCTGGTGCTCCACGACTGTTTCCTAACAAGTCTCAGGGGAAGGACTGCTTCCGGGCACACAGATTCTCATCCAGGCTGGGTGTGAGCCCTCAGCTGTCAGCCTCGTACCAAGAAAAACAGATCCCTGCCCCTAACCGCTGGCCTTGTGAGTAAACATGTTAATACTGCAGTCAGACTCAACAGTTTACACTTCTGAGCTCTTCctctgagccaggcactgtgccgGACACCTGGatctcatttatctttttcttttttggtaatttttggcATACATTTATAATCCTACACGTATTTATTTATCCAAGtccaattcattcattcttttgttgATCTGGTtccatttatcttattttatgaGATTTAAACACAATCAccatcttattttacagatgatacaGTGAAGCTTagagattaaatgacttgctAAAAGTCTTATAACTAGTTAAGCAATAGACCTGGGTCTTGAACCCACACAGTCTGGCCCAGGAGCCCAGGTAGTTAACCACTGTACCAGACTGGACCAGGCCTGAGAAGGGGCCAGGGAGAAGCAGGAAAAGGCTCACAGGGGAGTCGTTGCGTCTGCTTCTCCACGGGGATCAGCTCAGTAGGACAGCTGTTTGACCTGAGAAGGCCTGGGCTTGCCTGTAGCGACTGACTGAGGACTTGGCCACATCATATCCCCTTCTTGAGTCTGTGTTCTTTCCAAAACCTGAAAAAATGGATGGGTCTCCCTCCCCTGGGGCAAATAGAGATATCAGGGGTATAGATGGTCAGCTTTCCTGACTCATAGTTGTAGGAAGTAGTGCTGGGATAACCAGGAAGGAAGGTAGGTGCCCCCTAAGTGTGCCGGGAAGGACAGCTGGGGTAACCAGAACTCAAACTCTTGAGGAAACTTTCCAGCACATTCCAGAAGCCATCAGTTCCTTTTGGGGACACAGACAAACCCGGCCAGCTCAGGTTATGCCAGCTCAGTTACGCCAGCTGACATGCTCAGTTATGCCAGCTCGGGTCCCAGGCCTGCTCATGGTTTCCTCCTCATGCCATTTCTCCCCCAAGGTGTGTTGGGAGCAGCAGCTGCGGTCAGGAGGCCCAGGACCcccagccaccccacccccagcgctGGATGCCCTCTCcccattccttcaaaagaaagcGCAGATCCTGGAGGTGCTGAGAGCCCTGGAAGAGACGGACCCCTTGCTTCTGTGCTCACCTGCTACCCCCTGGCAGCCTCCAGGCGAGGGTCCTGGCTCCCCAGAGCCCATCAATGGCGAGCTGTGTGGCCCGCCTCAGCCTGAACCCTCTCCCTGGGCCCCCTACCTGCTACTAGGTCCTGGCAGCCTGGGAGGCCTGCTGCACTGGGAGCGCTTCTTAGGGGgtccaggggaggaggagggtgctGGGCGGCCCTGGGGCCCTGGCAGGGGCTCCCCACAGGCCCAGGGCACTGGTTCTGGGCCGCCCTGTGCGCCAGGCAGtagctcctcctcctcttctgatGAGGCCGGTGACCCCAATGAGGCCCCCAGCCCGGACACCCTGCTAGGGGCCCTGGCCCGCAAGCAGTTGAACCTGGGCCAGCTCCTTGAAGACACAGAGTCTTACCTACAGGCCTTTTTGGCCGGGGCTGCTTGCCCACTCAGCGGGGACCACCCGGGTCCCAGGCAGCCATCCTCCCCAGACCAGGGGCCCCCACAACTGTCCAAGTCCAAAGGCCTCCCCAAGTCAGCTTGGGTTGGGGGTACCCCAGAGGCCAACAGGCCAGGCTTTGGTGCTACCTCAGAGGGCCAGGGGTCCCTCCCCTTCCTCAGCATGTTCATGGGTGCAGGGGACACCCCCCTGGGCTCACGGCCTGGCCACCCCCACTCTTCATCTCAGGTGAAAAGCAAGCTCCAAATTGGCCCCCCTTCTcctggggaagcccaaggacCCCTTCTGCCCTCTCCAGCCAGAGGTCTCAAATTTCTAAAGCTGCCTCCAGCCTCAGAGAAGGTCCCCAGCCCAGGAGGTCCCCAGCTTAGCCCCCAGCTCCCCCGGAATTCCCGAATACCCTGTCGGaacagtggctcagacggtagccCCTCCCCACTGCTGGCCCGCAGGGGTCTGGGCGGAGGAGAGCTGTCCCCAGAGGGGGCACAGGGCCTGCCCACCAGCCCTTCACCCTGCTCCATGACCCCTGACTCTGCACAGCTCAGACCTCCCCAGCCAGCCTTGTCCGCTACACTTTCCCCAGGACCCACAGTGTCTCCTTGCTACGAGAACATTCTGGACCTTTCCCGGAACACCTTTAGGGGGCCTTCCCCAGAGCCACCTCCATCTCCTCTGCAGGTGCCCACCTACCCACAACTAACTCTGGAGGTGCCACGGGTCCCTGAGGTCCTCAGAAGCCCTGGCATCCCCTCCAGCCCTTGCCACCCAGAATCCTGCCCCTATGAGGGCACCCAGGAGAAGAGTTCGGACAAGGCAGGCTCCGAGTCTCCCCATCCTGGCCGCAGGGGCCCAGGCAGCTCGTCCAAGAAGCCCAGCCAGGGGGCAGGACGGCGACCTGGGGATCCTGGCTACACGCCTCTGCGGGACAGACTGGCAGCCCTGGGAAAACTGAAGACTGGCCCTGAGGGGCCTCAGGGCCCAGAAAAGAATGGGGTGCCTGTCAAACCTGGCACTGAGAAGGCCCGGGGAGCAGGGAAGTCAGGGGAGAGCACTGGAGACACAGCACCCCCTGCTTCCAGGCCCCCTGAGCAGCCAGAAGCCAAGGGGGCCCTGCGAGGGGCAGTGGCCTTAGGCACAAGCAGCCTGAAGCAACAGGAATCTGGGCTCCTGGGGGACCCCGGGGCCCGAGTCTACTCTTCCCACTCCATGGGGGCCCGGGTGGACCTGGAGCCTGTCTCACCAAGGAGCTGCCTCACCAAAGTGGAGCTGGCCAAGAGCCGGCTGGCAGGGGCCCTGTGCCCCCAGGTACCCCGCACCCCTGCCAAAGTGCCAACCTCAGCCCCCAGCCTTGGCAAACCCAATAAGAGCCCCCACAGCAGCCCAACCAAGCTGCCTTCAAAGTCACCCACCAAGGTGGTGCCCCGACCAGTGGTCCCACCAGCCACCAAGGAGCCCCCCAAACCTGACAAGGGGAAGGGCCCACCCTGGGCAGACTGTGGTGGCACCGTGGCCCAGCCCATGTCCCCAGCACCTGGCCCTGCGGACCCAGGCCCAGGCCCTGAGGGGCGGGCTCCACACTCGGCCATTGAGGAGAAGGTGATGAAGGGCATCGAGGAGAACATGCTGCGGCTCCAGGGCCAGGAGCGGGCCCCCGGCACCGAGGCCAAGCATCGGAACACCAGCAGCATCGCCAGCTGGTTTGGCCTTAAGAAGAGCAAGTTGCCAGCGTTAAACCGCCGCACAGAGACCACCAAGGGCAAGGAAGGGGCCGGGGGCTCCCCGCTCCGGAAGGAGGTCAAGGTGGAAGCCCGGAAGCTGGAGGCTGAGAGTCTGAACATCTCCAAGCTGATGGCTAAGGCGGAAGACCTGCGccgggccctggaggaggaaaaggcctACCTGAGCAGCAGGGCCCGGCCTCGGCCCGGGGGCCCAGCACCAGGGACCAGTgcaggcctggggcaggggcagggccagcTGGTTGGCATGTACCAGGGTGCAGACACCTTCATGCAGCAGCTTCTCAACAGGTGAGAGCTGGGACTGGCTggcagaggctcagtagttgggggcACTTTGCTCTCCACAGGCACTCTGGGATTGGGGGCTGCCTTTCCTGGGAACAGGCTTCCCAGAGGTCAAAGAGTGTAGGAGGTCAGATGACATGGCACCAAATCTTCTGGGGGTTAATGGCCCTGCCCAGAGGAGGGGTCAGGACCTCAAACAAGGAGCTAGGGATTTGTGCCCCAGCTCCCTTCTTCCCTGGCTGTCTGACATTTGGCTTGCTGAGACTCGGTTTCTCCTTTGAGAAGAGTTACCAGTCAACGTTTCCCTGAATCGCCTCGAGTCAGGTGAAGCAGCCTGTCTGGGGTCCAGGGTAGTTAAGACTGCTAGTACCTAGCCATGGGCTAATGCAGGTCTTCTCCCTCCAGGGTTTTATATCCTGTAGAACAAGGAGGGCTCCATCCCTTTGCCTTTTGGCACTTGCCACAGACTCAGCAAAGGGAGATGTGGTTTAGAGAGGGGCTTGCTCTGTCTGGGCCAGGTAAGGCAGAATGTCTGCAGGAATCTGGCTGCAGGCAGAGTGTGCTTTGGACAGCAAGTACACGCAGGGCCAGCTAGAGTAGGCAGGGTGTGTTACATGTGGACCAGGGTGTGACCATGTTTGTTCCTACTGGGGGACATTATCAGAAAGGTCTGTAGGCTTGACCCTAGGTAGCTATGGAGATGTTCTCCCATCACTCCTGCCCCTGCTGGTCCTCTGGGGTTTCCCCTGGGGTCTCCCCTGGGGTCTTGGCCTATTCCTGGTGTCAGGAGAGTTGATGCAGAAAGCCAACAGGCATATGTCCTCTTCCCCAGGAGCAGGGGGCAGTAGGTACCTCTCTAGACCCAGCCCCACTGGAGGAAGTGAGGCCAGAATGTGTGGGTGGGCCTGGGGCTCCCTCACTTCCATGTGCACTGCCTGCCCCTAGGGTGGATGGCAAGGAACTGCCCCCCAAGAGCTGGCGGGAACCCAAACCTGAGTATGGCGATTTCCAGCCAGTGTCCTCTGACCCCAAGAACCCCTGGCCCGCCTGTGGGCCCCGAAATGGCCTGGTGGGCCCTCTCCAGGGCTGTGGAAAACCTGGGAAGGTAAgttcctggggtgggggctgggtggaGGCCCTGGCTTTGTGGCCCTGCCAGGTCTCTGACCTGGAGGGCTACCCTTCCCTGGGGCCAGAAGGCTGCTGGATGTATTTCTGGTTTCCAAGGagaatggggaggggagagggctttCTGAGGGCTAGCAGGTTGCCAGGACTCTTAGATCCATACTCCAGGGGTCCTGATGGAGGGCATTGGCATGGAGGAAGAAGGGGCTCTGAAGTCTTCTGTACCCCATACAGCCAAGCATCGAGCCAGGGAGGCGAGAAGAGATGCCCTCTGAGGACAGTCTGGCGGAGCCAGTGACCACCTCACACTTCACAGGTCAGCAGGGTCAAGGGCCAAGGCTGGGACCTGCCCCTCACCTCTTGCTCACTTTATTCCTTCCTGTCACCACAGCAGGTGCCAAGCCCCAAAGGGCACTGGGACTACACAGGAATATCTCCCTGTCACTTAGGGTACCTGCCCTGTCCTCTTCCCCAAGACTAGGGGAGatggggcagggcaggcagggacAACTGAGCCTGTAGAGCTAGAAGGGTGTCCAAGGGTGGAGcctgggctggggcaggaagCCAGAAGAAGGCAGAGGGGCTGAGCCACCTGAGCCTCACAtcacctcccttctcctccccagccTGTGGCTCTTTGACTCGAACCCTGGACAGTGGCATTGGGACCTTCCCACCCCCAGACCATGGCAGCAGTGGGACCCCCAGCAAGAATCTTCCGAAGACCAAGCCACCACGGCTGGAGCCCCCACCAGGGGTGCCCCCAGCTCGGCCCCCACCCCTTACCAAAGTCCCCCGCCGTGCCCACACACTGGAGCGTGAGGTGCCTGGCATAGAGGAGCTGCTGGTGAGCGGGAGGCACCCCAGCATGCCGGCCTTCCCTGCCCTGCTCACCGCTGCCCCAGGCCACCGGGGCCATCAGACCTGTCCAGACGGTGAGTGCCTGGGCAGGGGTAGGGTGGGTCTTTCTGGGAGCTCCGCCCACCACCCACCTTCCCCTTTTCCCCGGACAGATCCCTGCGAAGACCCAGGCCCACCCCCTCCAGTCCAGCTGGCCAAGAACTGGACCTTCCCCAATGCCAGGGCAGCCGGCGGTTCCTCTGACCCTTTCTTATGCCCACCCCGACAACTGGAGGGGCTGCCCAGGACCCCCTTGGTGAGCATGGCGGAAGGGGAAAGGGAACAGCACTGGAGGGCAGCGGGGAATGACGAGGGGTGAGGTACCGCCCTGTCCGGGAGGACTGAGCCATCAGCCCTTTGGATGCCCGTCTGGACAGCCCAACCCCCGCCTTTTCACACCCGTCTTGGGGAAAGGGTTTCTCTCCCTTCCGGAACCTTGGTAGGACTGGCTCAGTCGCGCCTCCAGTTTCCGTCCTCTGCAGCGCCCGGCTCAGGTGGGCAGAGCCTCTTAGGAGGTGAGAAGTGAGAGGTACCTGCTCCCGAGcctgccctccttccccaggCCCTCCCCGTGGATGGAAAGCGGAGCCTGGAGCCCACCCGCCCTGCCCCTGCGCCCCAGGGCCCGGCGTTTGGGGGCAGCCGCACCCCCAGCACATCGGACGTGGGCGAAGAAGGGAGAGTGGCCAGCGGGGGACCCCCGGGGCTGGAGACCTCTGAGTCTCTCAGCGACTCGCTCTACGACTCGCTGTCCTCTTGCGGGAGTCAGGGCTGAGTGGAGTCAAGGCTGAGTGGCAGCGGCAGCTACGCCCAGCGCTGGAGGCGGAGACCTCGGATTGGACTGCTCTCCTCAAGCCCCGCCCCCTGGGGCCCCGCCCTGAAGGAACCAAGGAGGCAGATGAACCAGAAGGTGAAGGGGGTTCCTGGCACAGCCCActgcccgccgccgccgccgccgctgctgtgGAGGAGATGACTACTCTCAGCTCAGGGAGAGACCCCACCCTTGGTCCTTTCTCTCACCCAGAGTACGGCTCTTCCTCTGAGGGACTGGGGGGTTCAAGGCCGCTGTGCCCCGGCCCCCACTCCCGCTTCAGGCTGAGCCATCTTGTGGTGCTGGGCTTCCTGCCCACCGGTCGTGCCATCTCCGCCCACCCTGGCGGCTCCCCTGCCTCAGCAGCCCCGTGCTGGTGGAGTTTAGGGGCGAGGGGTCAcgttgccttctctgtctgcccTGGTCCTCCCCGCTGTCTGGATGGTGCTGCCCTCTCCTGCCCCATATCTTTGGGGCCCACTTGTCTGTCTTTTTTGTTggttgtttttatatatatatatatatatatataaaagcgtctgacccagcccccacccacccccatccccacactGCGGTTAATTTATCTCTTGTTAAAAACGCGGTTGCTCTGCTTCCAGCCTCTGCTTCTGCCCTATCCCTAATAAAACGTGGAGGACCCCCCCACTCCCGCCCCAGACTCAGCTTGTTCTATGGGAGGACTCAGGGATGGACAGGCCAGTAGAGACCTCGTGGGCACCAGAGTGCAGGACTCCAGGGCTCTGCTCCAGGAGCTCTTGTGAGGCAGTTCAGTTTACCAGGGCTGCTGACTTGAGTCACCCTAGAATGTAACTA
It includes:
- the NCKAP5L gene encoding nck-associated protein 5-like isoform X1 → MLESRAIPKNPGQGFSWAPGGAEHRSCKVTILAACVSVPAWVRRQRQPAGASLTYPQGLMSEAMDQSAGSPGNLNPGEGGDGSTEPGTCQELLHRLRELEAENSALAQANENQRETYERCLDEVANHVVQALLNQKDLREECIKLKKRVFDLERQNQMLSALFQQKLQLTAGSLPQIPLAPLQPPSEPPASPSLSSAEGPATPLPLGRCAGQREVCWEQQLRSGGPGPPATPPPALDALSPFLQKKAQILEVLRALEETDPLLLCSPATPWQPPGEGPGSPEPINGELCGPPQPEPSPWAPYLLLGPGSLGGLLHWERFLGGPGEEEGAGRPWGPGRGSPQAQGTGSGPPCAPGSSSSSSSDEAGDPNEAPSPDTLLGALARKQLNLGQLLEDTESYLQAFLAGAACPLSGDHPGPRQPSSPDQGPPQLSKSKGLPKSAWVGGTPEANRPGFGATSEGQGSLPFLSMFMGAGDTPLGSRPGHPHSSSQVKSKLQIGPPSPGEAQGPLLPSPARGLKFLKLPPASEKVPSPGGPQLSPQLPRNSRIPCRNSGSDGSPSPLLARRGLGGGELSPEGAQGLPTSPSPCSMTPDSAQLRPPQPALSATLSPGPTVSPCYENILDLSRNTFRGPSPEPPPSPLQVPTYPQLTLEVPRVPEVLRSPGIPSSPCHPESCPYEGTQEKSSDKAGSESPHPGRRGPGSSSKKPSQGAGRRPGDPGYTPLRDRLAALGKLKTGPEGPQGPEKNGVPVKPGTEKARGAGKSGESTGDTAPPASRPPEQPEAKGALRGAVALGTSSLKQQESGLLGDPGARVYSSHSMGARVDLEPVSPRSCLTKVELAKSRLAGALCPQVPRTPAKVPTSAPSLGKPNKSPHSSPTKLPSKSPTKVVPRPVVPPATKEPPKPDKGKGPPWADCGGTVAQPMSPAPGPADPGPGPEGRAPHSAIEEKVMKGIEENMLRLQGQERAPGTEAKHRNTSSIASWFGLKKSKLPALNRRTETTKGKEGAGGSPLRKEVKVEARKLEAESLNISKLMAKAEDLRRALEEEKAYLSSRARPRPGGPAPGTSAGLGQGQGQLVGMYQGADTFMQQLLNRVDGKELPPKSWREPKPEYGDFQPVSSDPKNPWPACGPRNGLVGPLQGCGKPGKPSIEPGRREEMPSEDSLAEPVTTSHFTACGSLTRTLDSGIGTFPPPDHGSSGTPSKNLPKTKPPRLEPPPGVPPARPPPLTKVPRRAHTLEREVPGIEELLVSGRHPSMPAFPALLTAAPGHRGHQTCPDDPCEDPGPPPPVQLAKNWTFPNARAAGGSSDPFLCPPRQLEGLPRTPLALPVDGKRSLEPTRPAPAPQGPAFGGSRTPSTSDVGEEGRVASGGPPGLETSESLSDSLYDSLSSCGSQG
- the NCKAP5L gene encoding nck-associated protein 5-like isoform X2, translating into MLESRAIPKNPGQGFSWAPGKVTILAACVSVPAWVRRQRQPAGASLTYPQGLMSEAMDQSAGSPGNLNPGEGGDGSTEPGTCQELLHRLRELEAENSALAQANENQRETYERCLDEVANHVVQALLNQKDLREECIKLKKRVFDLERQNQMLSALFQQKLQLTAGSLPQIPLAPLQPPSEPPASPSLSSAEGPATPLPLGRCAGQREVCWEQQLRSGGPGPPATPPPALDALSPFLQKKAQILEVLRALEETDPLLLCSPATPWQPPGEGPGSPEPINGELCGPPQPEPSPWAPYLLLGPGSLGGLLHWERFLGGPGEEEGAGRPWGPGRGSPQAQGTGSGPPCAPGSSSSSSSDEAGDPNEAPSPDTLLGALARKQLNLGQLLEDTESYLQAFLAGAACPLSGDHPGPRQPSSPDQGPPQLSKSKGLPKSAWVGGTPEANRPGFGATSEGQGSLPFLSMFMGAGDTPLGSRPGHPHSSSQVKSKLQIGPPSPGEAQGPLLPSPARGLKFLKLPPASEKVPSPGGPQLSPQLPRNSRIPCRNSGSDGSPSPLLARRGLGGGELSPEGAQGLPTSPSPCSMTPDSAQLRPPQPALSATLSPGPTVSPCYENILDLSRNTFRGPSPEPPPSPLQVPTYPQLTLEVPRVPEVLRSPGIPSSPCHPESCPYEGTQEKSSDKAGSESPHPGRRGPGSSSKKPSQGAGRRPGDPGYTPLRDRLAALGKLKTGPEGPQGPEKNGVPVKPGTEKARGAGKSGESTGDTAPPASRPPEQPEAKGALRGAVALGTSSLKQQESGLLGDPGARVYSSHSMGARVDLEPVSPRSCLTKVELAKSRLAGALCPQVPRTPAKVPTSAPSLGKPNKSPHSSPTKLPSKSPTKVVPRPVVPPATKEPPKPDKGKGPPWADCGGTVAQPMSPAPGPADPGPGPEGRAPHSAIEEKVMKGIEENMLRLQGQERAPGTEAKHRNTSSIASWFGLKKSKLPALNRRTETTKGKEGAGGSPLRKEVKVEARKLEAESLNISKLMAKAEDLRRALEEEKAYLSSRARPRPGGPAPGTSAGLGQGQGQLVGMYQGADTFMQQLLNRVDGKELPPKSWREPKPEYGDFQPVSSDPKNPWPACGPRNGLVGPLQGCGKPGKPSIEPGRREEMPSEDSLAEPVTTSHFTACGSLTRTLDSGIGTFPPPDHGSSGTPSKNLPKTKPPRLEPPPGVPPARPPPLTKVPRRAHTLEREVPGIEELLVSGRHPSMPAFPALLTAAPGHRGHQTCPDDPCEDPGPPPPVQLAKNWTFPNARAAGGSSDPFLCPPRQLEGLPRTPLALPVDGKRSLEPTRPAPAPQGPAFGGSRTPSTSDVGEEGRVASGGPPGLETSESLSDSLYDSLSSCGSQG
- the NCKAP5L gene encoding nck-associated protein 5-like isoform X3, which encodes MLESRAIPKNPGQGFSWAPGGAEHRSCKVTILAACVSVPAWVRRQRQGLMSEAMDQSAGSPGNLNPGEGGDGSTEPGTCQELLHRLRELEAENSALAQANENQRETYERCLDEVANHVVQALLNQKDLREECIKLKKRVFDLERQNQMLSALFQQKLQLTAGSLPQIPLAPLQPPSEPPASPSLSSAEGPATPLPLGRCAGQREVCWEQQLRSGGPGPPATPPPALDALSPFLQKKAQILEVLRALEETDPLLLCSPATPWQPPGEGPGSPEPINGELCGPPQPEPSPWAPYLLLGPGSLGGLLHWERFLGGPGEEEGAGRPWGPGRGSPQAQGTGSGPPCAPGSSSSSSSDEAGDPNEAPSPDTLLGALARKQLNLGQLLEDTESYLQAFLAGAACPLSGDHPGPRQPSSPDQGPPQLSKSKGLPKSAWVGGTPEANRPGFGATSEGQGSLPFLSMFMGAGDTPLGSRPGHPHSSSQVKSKLQIGPPSPGEAQGPLLPSPARGLKFLKLPPASEKVPSPGGPQLSPQLPRNSRIPCRNSGSDGSPSPLLARRGLGGGELSPEGAQGLPTSPSPCSMTPDSAQLRPPQPALSATLSPGPTVSPCYENILDLSRNTFRGPSPEPPPSPLQVPTYPQLTLEVPRVPEVLRSPGIPSSPCHPESCPYEGTQEKSSDKAGSESPHPGRRGPGSSSKKPSQGAGRRPGDPGYTPLRDRLAALGKLKTGPEGPQGPEKNGVPVKPGTEKARGAGKSGESTGDTAPPASRPPEQPEAKGALRGAVALGTSSLKQQESGLLGDPGARVYSSHSMGARVDLEPVSPRSCLTKVELAKSRLAGALCPQVPRTPAKVPTSAPSLGKPNKSPHSSPTKLPSKSPTKVVPRPVVPPATKEPPKPDKGKGPPWADCGGTVAQPMSPAPGPADPGPGPEGRAPHSAIEEKVMKGIEENMLRLQGQERAPGTEAKHRNTSSIASWFGLKKSKLPALNRRTETTKGKEGAGGSPLRKEVKVEARKLEAESLNISKLMAKAEDLRRALEEEKAYLSSRARPRPGGPAPGTSAGLGQGQGQLVGMYQGADTFMQQLLNRVDGKELPPKSWREPKPEYGDFQPVSSDPKNPWPACGPRNGLVGPLQGCGKPGKPSIEPGRREEMPSEDSLAEPVTTSHFTACGSLTRTLDSGIGTFPPPDHGSSGTPSKNLPKTKPPRLEPPPGVPPARPPPLTKVPRRAHTLEREVPGIEELLVSGRHPSMPAFPALLTAAPGHRGHQTCPDDPCEDPGPPPPVQLAKNWTFPNARAAGGSSDPFLCPPRQLEGLPRTPLALPVDGKRSLEPTRPAPAPQGPAFGGSRTPSTSDVGEEGRVASGGPPGLETSESLSDSLYDSLSSCGSQG
- the NCKAP5L gene encoding nck-associated protein 5-like isoform X5; translated protein: MSEAMDQSAGSPGNLNPGEGGDGSTEPGTCQELLHRLRELEAENSALAQANENQRETYERCLDEVANHVVQALLNQKDLREECIKLKKRVFDLERQNQMLSALFQQKLQLTAGSLPQIPLAPLQPPSEPPASPSLSSAEGPATPLPLGRCAGQREVCWEQQLRSGGPGPPATPPPALDALSPFLQKKAQILEVLRALEETDPLLLCSPATPWQPPGEGPGSPEPINGELCGPPQPEPSPWAPYLLLGPGSLGGLLHWERFLGGPGEEEGAGRPWGPGRGSPQAQGTGSGPPCAPGSSSSSSSDEAGDPNEAPSPDTLLGALARKQLNLGQLLEDTESYLQAFLAGAACPLSGDHPGPRQPSSPDQGPPQLSKSKGLPKSAWVGGTPEANRPGFGATSEGQGSLPFLSMFMGAGDTPLGSRPGHPHSSSQVKSKLQIGPPSPGEAQGPLLPSPARGLKFLKLPPASEKVPSPGGPQLSPQLPRNSRIPCRNSGSDGSPSPLLARRGLGGGELSPEGAQGLPTSPSPCSMTPDSAQLRPPQPALSATLSPGPTVSPCYENILDLSRNTFRGPSPEPPPSPLQVPTYPQLTLEVPRVPEVLRSPGIPSSPCHPESCPYEGTQEKSSDKAGSESPHPGRRGPGSSSKKPSQGAGRRPGDPGYTPLRDRLAALGKLKTGPEGPQGPEKNGVPVKPGTEKARGAGKSGESTGDTAPPASRPPEQPEAKGALRGAVALGTSSLKQQESGLLGDPGARVYSSHSMGARVDLEPVSPRSCLTKVELAKSRLAGALCPQVPRTPAKVPTSAPSLGKPNKSPHSSPTKLPSKSPTKVVPRPVVPPATKEPPKPDKGKGPPWADCGGTVAQPMSPAPGPADPGPGPEGRAPHSAIEEKVMKGIEENMLRLQGQERAPGTEAKHRNTSSIASWFGLKKSKLPALNRRTETTKGKEGAGGSPLRKEVKVEARKLEAESLNISKLMAKAEDLRRALEEEKAYLSSRARPRPGGPAPGTSAGLGQGQGQLVGMYQGADTFMQQLLNRVDGKELPPKSWREPKPEYGDFQPVSSDPKNPWPACGPRNGLVGPLQGCGKPGKPSIEPGRREEMPSEDSLAEPVTTSHFTACGSLTRTLDSGIGTFPPPDHGSSGTPSKNLPKTKPPRLEPPPGVPPARPPPLTKVPRRAHTLEREVPGIEELLVSGRHPSMPAFPALLTAAPGHRGHQTCPDDPCEDPGPPPPVQLAKNWTFPNARAAGGSSDPFLCPPRQLEGLPRTPLALPVDGKRSLEPTRPAPAPQGPAFGGSRTPSTSDVGEEGRVASGGPPGLETSESLSDSLYDSLSSCGSQG
- the NCKAP5L gene encoding nck-associated protein 5-like isoform X4, encoding MLESRAIPKNPGQGFSWAPGKVTILAACVSVPAWVRRQRQGLMSEAMDQSAGSPGNLNPGEGGDGSTEPGTCQELLHRLRELEAENSALAQANENQRETYERCLDEVANHVVQALLNQKDLREECIKLKKRVFDLERQNQMLSALFQQKLQLTAGSLPQIPLAPLQPPSEPPASPSLSSAEGPATPLPLGRCAGQREVCWEQQLRSGGPGPPATPPPALDALSPFLQKKAQILEVLRALEETDPLLLCSPATPWQPPGEGPGSPEPINGELCGPPQPEPSPWAPYLLLGPGSLGGLLHWERFLGGPGEEEGAGRPWGPGRGSPQAQGTGSGPPCAPGSSSSSSSDEAGDPNEAPSPDTLLGALARKQLNLGQLLEDTESYLQAFLAGAACPLSGDHPGPRQPSSPDQGPPQLSKSKGLPKSAWVGGTPEANRPGFGATSEGQGSLPFLSMFMGAGDTPLGSRPGHPHSSSQVKSKLQIGPPSPGEAQGPLLPSPARGLKFLKLPPASEKVPSPGGPQLSPQLPRNSRIPCRNSGSDGSPSPLLARRGLGGGELSPEGAQGLPTSPSPCSMTPDSAQLRPPQPALSATLSPGPTVSPCYENILDLSRNTFRGPSPEPPPSPLQVPTYPQLTLEVPRVPEVLRSPGIPSSPCHPESCPYEGTQEKSSDKAGSESPHPGRRGPGSSSKKPSQGAGRRPGDPGYTPLRDRLAALGKLKTGPEGPQGPEKNGVPVKPGTEKARGAGKSGESTGDTAPPASRPPEQPEAKGALRGAVALGTSSLKQQESGLLGDPGARVYSSHSMGARVDLEPVSPRSCLTKVELAKSRLAGALCPQVPRTPAKVPTSAPSLGKPNKSPHSSPTKLPSKSPTKVVPRPVVPPATKEPPKPDKGKGPPWADCGGTVAQPMSPAPGPADPGPGPEGRAPHSAIEEKVMKGIEENMLRLQGQERAPGTEAKHRNTSSIASWFGLKKSKLPALNRRTETTKGKEGAGGSPLRKEVKVEARKLEAESLNISKLMAKAEDLRRALEEEKAYLSSRARPRPGGPAPGTSAGLGQGQGQLVGMYQGADTFMQQLLNRVDGKELPPKSWREPKPEYGDFQPVSSDPKNPWPACGPRNGLVGPLQGCGKPGKPSIEPGRREEMPSEDSLAEPVTTSHFTACGSLTRTLDSGIGTFPPPDHGSSGTPSKNLPKTKPPRLEPPPGVPPARPPPLTKVPRRAHTLEREVPGIEELLVSGRHPSMPAFPALLTAAPGHRGHQTCPDDPCEDPGPPPPVQLAKNWTFPNARAAGGSSDPFLCPPRQLEGLPRTPLALPVDGKRSLEPTRPAPAPQGPAFGGSRTPSTSDVGEEGRVASGGPPGLETSESLSDSLYDSLSSCGSQG